One genomic segment of Rivularia sp. PCC 7116 includes these proteins:
- a CDS encoding methanogen output domain 1-containing protein, translating into MTQSPINDTSNQNLNVRLERDVFLRTLVRELSGTLENVVGLEEASGFISVVGQTMGREIDEEYKSALQVNSLSRKQVAKVLVDLKKRIQGDFYILEESDEKIVFGNRVCPFAEKVINRPSMCMMTSNVFGSIAAENLGYAKVELQETIARGDSGCRVVVYLELTEESEDAQGREYFK; encoded by the coding sequence ATGACACAATCACCTATTAATGACACTTCAAACCAAAATCTTAATGTACGATTAGAACGCGATGTATTTCTTCGTACCTTAGTTAGAGAACTCTCTGGAACTTTAGAGAACGTAGTTGGTTTAGAGGAAGCTTCAGGGTTTATTAGCGTAGTAGGGCAAACAATGGGTAGAGAAATAGATGAAGAATATAAATCTGCCCTTCAAGTAAATAGTCTTTCTCGTAAACAAGTTGCGAAGGTTCTAGTTGACTTAAAAAAACGCATTCAAGGGGATTTTTACATTCTTGAAGAAAGCGACGAAAAAATAGTTTTTGGAAACCGTGTTTGTCCATTTGCGGAAAAAGTTATTAATCGTCCTTCGATGTGTATGATGACTTCCAATGTTTTCGGTTCTATTGCGGCTGAAAATTTGGGTTACGCAAAAGTTGAATTACAAGAAACTATTGCTCGGGGTGATTCTGGATGTAGAGTTGTGGTTTACTTAGAACTTACTGAAGAATCTGAAGACGCTCAAGGTAGAGAATATTTTAAATAG
- a CDS encoding ATP-binding protein: MNPEEFLTIARVLPEPLLLINTQGDILSTNHALAKILNYKRSELRNKLLTDLTLESSDEIIRYLQACSKSRQMIVTSLNFCINNGETLSCRCEGAVIQPSSSSHPAIILLRLENLASANNQFTTLNDKIQKLIAEVRKRKQVETTLRKSELDLRKKAENLEETLKKLKLTQLKLIQSEKMSSLGQMVAGVAHEINNPVSFVYSNLVPACEYAQDLIKIIELYQQHYPEPVEEIQEEIEAVELDFLKEDFVKLLDSMQNGTERIKEIVLSLRNFSRLDESEFKQVDIHEGIDSTLLILQNRFKSKPEHPEIAIIKQYSSLPKVDCYAGQLNQVFMNILVNAIDALEDKINKIENINKTFNPQIKVSTELFDNQNIVIRIANNGSGIPPNVQSKLFDPFFTTKKVGKGTGLGLSISYKIIVDKHHGKLSCESSDEGTEFIIEIPINQK, encoded by the coding sequence ATGAATCCCGAAGAATTTCTGACAATTGCAAGAGTTTTACCAGAGCCTTTACTTCTTATAAACACTCAGGGAGATATTTTATCAACAAACCACGCTTTAGCAAAAATTCTTAACTATAAAAGAAGTGAATTACGGAATAAATTGCTGACAGATTTAACCTTAGAATCATCAGATGAAATCATAAGATACCTGCAAGCTTGTTCTAAGAGTCGGCAAATGATTGTTACTTCTCTAAATTTTTGTATAAATAATGGAGAAACTTTGTCTTGTCGTTGTGAAGGTGCAGTGATTCAACCATCATCATCTTCTCATCCTGCTATAATCCTCTTACGTTTAGAAAATCTTGCTTCTGCAAATAATCAATTTACTACACTTAACGATAAAATACAAAAATTAATTGCAGAAGTCCGTAAACGCAAACAAGTAGAAACTACTTTACGAAAATCAGAATTAGATTTACGAAAAAAAGCAGAAAATTTAGAAGAAACTCTTAAAAAACTTAAACTTACCCAGTTAAAACTAATTCAAAGCGAAAAAATGTCTTCTCTCGGACAAATGGTTGCAGGTGTAGCTCACGAAATCAATAATCCAGTCAGCTTTGTATATAGTAATCTTGTTCCTGCCTGCGAATACGCTCAAGATTTAATTAAAATTATCGAACTCTATCAACAACATTATCCAGAGCCAGTAGAAGAAATTCAAGAAGAAATCGAAGCTGTTGAACTAGATTTTCTCAAAGAAGATTTTGTGAAATTGCTTGATTCGATGCAAAATGGAACCGAAAGAATTAAAGAGATAGTTTTATCGCTGCGAAATTTCTCCCGACTTGATGAATCAGAATTTAAACAAGTAGATATCCATGAAGGTATTGATAGTACCTTACTAATTTTACAAAATCGTTTTAAATCGAAACCCGAACATCCCGAAATTGCAATCATTAAACAATATTCTTCCCTACCAAAAGTTGATTGTTATGCCGGACAATTAAATCAGGTGTTCATGAATATTCTGGTGAATGCAATTGATGCATTAGAAGATAAAATTAATAAAATTGAAAATATAAATAAAACTTTTAATCCTCAAATTAAAGTTTCTACAGAATTATTTGATAATCAAAATATTGTTATTCGCATTGCTAATAATGGTTCGGGAATCCCGCCAAATGTTCAATCGAAATTATTCGATCCCTTCTTTACAACTAAAAAAGTTGGTAAAGGTACGGGATTGGGTTTATCTATTAGCTATAAAATTATAGTAGATAAACATCACGGGAAATTATCTTGTGAATCTTCCGATGAAGGTACAGAATTTATTATTGAAATTCCGATTAATCAAAAATAA
- a CDS encoding methanogen output domain 1-containing protein → MTKSLVTETSMSSLDVSLESNLFLRTLFRELSGTLQKVVGLEEASGLISVVGKSMGREIDRKYKSALQVYNLSREQVAEVLVDLKNRIQGDFYIIEQTDEKIVFGNRVCPFGDNIKNRPSMCMMTSNLFGSIAAENLGYAKVELQETIAKGNPGCRVVVYLRLTKEAENAPGREYFK, encoded by the coding sequence ATGACAAAATCTTTAGTTACTGAAACTTCAATGAGTTCTCTTGATGTTTCTTTAGAAAGTAACTTATTTTTGCGTACTTTATTTCGAGAATTATCAGGAACTTTACAAAAAGTAGTTGGTTTAGAAGAAGCTTCGGGGTTAATCAGCGTAGTTGGTAAATCTATGGGTAGAGAGATTGATCGAAAATATAAATCTGCCCTACAAGTGTATAATCTTTCTCGCGAGCAAGTTGCCGAAGTTTTAGTGGATTTAAAAAACAGGATTCAAGGCGATTTTTATATTATTGAACAAACCGATGAAAAAATAGTTTTTGGCAATCGTGTATGCCCATTTGGGGATAATATTAAAAATCGTCCTTCAATGTGCATGATGACTTCTAACCTTTTTGGTTCCATCGCTGCTGAAAATCTTGGTTATGCAAAAGTAGAACTCCAAGAAACTATCGCTAAGGGCAATCCAGGATGTAGGGTTGTGGTTTACTTAAGACTTACAAAAGAAGCTGAGAATGCCCCCGGTAGAGAATATTTTAAGTAA
- a CDS encoding cysteine desulfurase family protein: MPQRPIYLDCHSTTPVDENVVNAMLPYFTEHFGNASSTSHIYGWEAEAAVKKARETIAAAINASPEEIIFTSGATEANNLAIKGVAETYFSQGQHIITIATEHSAIIDPCNYLKTLGFDITFLPVEKDGTINLDNLEKAIRNDTILVSVMAANNEIGVLQPLAEIGAICRDRSKGESNIIFHSDSAQAIGKIPLDVQAMNIDLMSLTAHKVYGPKGIGALYVRRRKPRVVLAPQQHGGGQERGIRSGTLYTPQIVGFGKAVEIALKNQVKENKFIAQLRQNLWEQISQLEGVYLNGHPTQRLAGNLNLSIEGVDGSALLLGLQPIMAVSSGSACSSTNTAPSHVLTALGHSEKLAYASVRFGIGRFNTEEEINRVAEHFISTVKSLRKQAVMI; the protein is encoded by the coding sequence ATGCCTCAACGTCCCATCTACCTCGATTGCCACTCTACAACACCAGTCGATGAAAATGTAGTAAATGCCATGCTACCTTACTTCACCGAACACTTTGGTAATGCTTCAAGTACCAGTCATATTTACGGTTGGGAAGCAGAAGCTGCCGTAAAAAAGGCGCGAGAAACAATTGCAGCAGCTATTAATGCTTCTCCAGAAGAAATTATTTTTACTAGCGGTGCCACAGAAGCGAACAATTTAGCTATTAAAGGCGTTGCAGAAACTTATTTTTCCCAAGGTCAACATATTATTACTATTGCAACAGAACATAGCGCAATTATAGATCCCTGTAATTATTTGAAAACTTTGGGCTTTGATATTACTTTTCTTCCCGTAGAAAAAGATGGAACTATTAATCTTGATAATTTAGAAAAAGCCATCCGTAACGATACTATTTTAGTTTCAGTCATGGCTGCTAACAACGAAATTGGGGTTTTACAACCGCTTGCAGAAATTGGTGCCATATGTCGCGATCGCAGCAAAGGCGAAAGTAATATTATTTTCCATTCAGATAGCGCTCAGGCTATTGGTAAAATACCTTTGGACGTACAAGCAATGAATATCGACTTAATGTCTTTAACAGCACATAAAGTCTACGGACCAAAAGGTATCGGTGCTTTGTACGTGCGTCGCCGCAAACCCAGGGTGGTTTTAGCTCCCCAGCAACACGGTGGCGGTCAGGAGCGGGGTATACGCTCTGGAACATTGTATACACCGCAAATCGTGGGATTTGGCAAAGCTGTGGAAATTGCTTTAAAAAATCAAGTTAAAGAAAATAAATTTATTGCTCAACTCAGACAAAACTTGTGGGAACAGATTTCTCAGTTAGAAGGAGTCTATCTCAACGGGCATCCCACCCAAAGATTAGCAGGGAACCTAAATCTAAGCATTGAGGGAGTTGACGGCTCGGCATTATTATTGGGATTGCAGCCAATCATGGCAGTTTCCTCTGGCTCGGCTTGCTCGTCAACAAATACCGCACCTTCCCACGTTTTAACAGCATTGGGACATTCGGAAAAGCTAGCTTATGCTTCCGTTCGTTTTGGTATCGGAAGATTTAATACAGAGGAAGAAATTAATCGAGTTGCCGAACACTTTATCTCTACGGTAAAAAGTCTGCGAAAGCAAGCGGTAATGATTTAA